A stretch of Usitatibacter palustris DNA encodes these proteins:
- a CDS encoding formate--tetrahydrofolate ligase — protein MLSDIEIAQKAKVKPIAEIAKKLGIPESAMVPYGHTKAKIALDYIDTLKSKPDGKLILVTAISPTPAGEGKTTTTVGLGDALNHIGKKAIVCLREPSLGPVFGMKGGAAGGGYAQVVPMEDINLHFTGDFGAIQLANNLLAAMIDNHINHGNELNFDVRRIAWKRVLDMNDRALRQITVALGGPANGFPREDGFDIVVASEVMAIFCLSTSLKDLKERLGNIVCGYTKDKEQKPILAKDLKTHGAMAALLKDALAPNLVQTLEHSPAFIHGGPFANIAHGCNSVLATQTALKLGDYVVTEAGFGADLGAEKFIDIKCRKAGLKPAAVVLVATIRALKYHGGIEVKELSKGENLEALAKGITNIERHVNNIRNNYGLPCVVAINHRTEDTDAEVKLLQDKLAHHGAKVILARHWAEGGKGAVDVAKEVVRLCEEPNDFKFVYDEQLPLWDKMKAIATKIYGASDITADSKIRAQIKKLQEGGYGHYPICVAKTQYSFSTDAALRGAPSGHVVNIREVRLAAGAEFIVLVCGDIMTMPGLPKVPSACSIDIDDTGKITGLF, from the coding sequence ATGCTTTCGGATATCGAGATCGCCCAAAAGGCGAAAGTAAAACCTATTGCCGAAATTGCGAAGAAGCTCGGCATTCCCGAGTCGGCGATGGTGCCCTACGGCCATACCAAGGCGAAGATCGCGCTCGACTACATCGACACGCTGAAGTCCAAGCCGGACGGCAAGCTCATCCTCGTCACGGCGATCAGCCCCACGCCCGCGGGCGAGGGCAAGACCACCACGACGGTGGGCCTGGGCGACGCGCTCAACCACATCGGCAAGAAGGCGATCGTCTGCCTGCGTGAACCGTCCCTTGGCCCGGTGTTCGGGATGAAGGGTGGCGCGGCCGGCGGCGGGTATGCGCAGGTCGTCCCGATGGAGGACATCAACCTCCACTTCACCGGCGACTTCGGTGCGATCCAGCTCGCCAATAATTTGCTGGCGGCGATGATCGACAACCACATCAACCACGGCAACGAGCTCAACTTCGACGTCCGCCGCATCGCGTGGAAGCGCGTGCTGGACATGAACGACCGCGCGCTGCGCCAGATCACGGTGGCCCTCGGCGGTCCCGCGAACGGCTTCCCGCGCGAGGACGGCTTCGACATCGTCGTCGCCTCCGAAGTGATGGCGATCTTCTGCCTGTCCACGTCGTTGAAGGACTTGAAGGAGCGCCTCGGGAACATCGTCTGCGGCTACACCAAGGACAAGGAACAAAAGCCCATCCTCGCCAAGGACCTGAAGACCCACGGCGCGATGGCGGCCCTGCTCAAGGACGCGCTGGCGCCGAACCTCGTGCAGACGCTCGAGCATTCGCCGGCCTTCATCCACGGCGGCCCGTTCGCCAACATCGCCCACGGCTGCAACTCGGTGCTCGCCACGCAGACGGCGCTGAAGCTCGGCGACTACGTCGTGACGGAAGCGGGCTTCGGCGCGGACCTCGGTGCCGAGAAGTTCATCGACATCAAGTGCCGCAAGGCCGGGCTCAAGCCCGCGGCGGTGGTGCTCGTCGCGACGATCCGCGCGCTCAAGTACCACGGCGGCATCGAGGTGAAGGAGCTCTCGAAGGGCGAGAACCTCGAGGCGCTCGCCAAGGGCATCACGAACATCGAGCGCCACGTGAACAACATCCGCAACAACTACGGCCTGCCGTGCGTGGTGGCGATCAACCATCGCACCGAGGACACGGATGCCGAGGTGAAGCTGCTGCAGGACAAGCTCGCCCACCACGGTGCGAAGGTCATCCTCGCGCGCCACTGGGCCGAGGGCGGCAAGGGCGCGGTCGACGTCGCGAAGGAAGTCGTGCGCCTGTGCGAAGAGCCGAACGACTTCAAGTTCGTCTACGACGAGCAGCTGCCGCTCTGGGACAAGATGAAGGCGATCGCCACCAAGATCTACGGCGCCTCCGACATCACCGCGGATTCCAAGATCCGCGCGCAGATCAAGAAGCTCCAGGAAGGCGGCTACGGCCACTATCCGATCTGTGTCGCGAAGACGCAGTACAGCTTCTCGACGGACGCGGCGCTGCGCGGTGCTCCTTCAGGCCATGTCGTGAACATCCGTGAAGTGCGGCTTGCCGCCGGCGCGGAATTCATCGTGCTGGTGTGCGGCGACATCATGACGATGCCGGGCCTGCCGAAGGTGCCGTCGGCCTGTTCGATCGACATCGACGACACGGGGAAGATTACCGGTCTGTTCTAG
- a CDS encoding serine/threonine-protein kinase → MQAIGKYQVIRELGRGASGKVYLAEDPFAKRQVAIKVAFPDALKHSEDGAFYRSMFMNEAALAGKLNHPHIVQIFDAVVEDQYSYIVMEFVEGGTLEKFCIAEQLLEPREIAEITFKCVRALAFAQTLGLTHRDLKPGNILHSDGTDIKIADFGASINKISDRTIITNVGSPAYMSPELVTGQAQASHNSDIYALGVVMYYLLAGRLPFAGANTMSVIYQIVNTDPEPPSTHRQGITPEIDKIVMKAMARDPAARFATWEEFGAALAETWKHEAANEKRDQSDTERFSLARTLPFFREFPENELWEVLRISKWAKFKPDTALIKEGDHGDSFFILAGGYVRVTRGKRTLNVLTAGDCFGEMSYLAQKKVAPHRSATVTTTSDCIVIKIRAEDLRAASLSCRRLFDERFLNTLVDRLENANEQLSVMS, encoded by the coding sequence ATGCAAGCGATCGGCAAGTACCAGGTGATTCGCGAGCTCGGCCGGGGCGCCTCGGGGAAGGTGTATCTCGCCGAGGACCCGTTCGCCAAGCGCCAGGTCGCGATCAAGGTCGCGTTCCCGGATGCGCTCAAGCACTCCGAGGACGGCGCGTTCTACCGCAGCATGTTCATGAACGAGGCTGCGCTCGCCGGCAAGCTGAACCACCCCCACATCGTCCAGATCTTCGACGCCGTCGTCGAGGACCAGTACAGCTACATCGTGATGGAGTTCGTCGAGGGCGGGACCCTCGAGAAGTTCTGCATCGCCGAGCAGCTGCTCGAGCCGCGCGAGATCGCGGAAATCACGTTCAAGTGCGTGCGCGCGCTCGCCTTCGCGCAGACGCTGGGCCTCACGCACCGCGACCTGAAGCCGGGCAACATCCTCCACAGCGACGGCACCGACATCAAGATCGCGGACTTCGGCGCCTCGATCAACAAGATTTCCGACCGCACGATCATCACGAACGTCGGCTCACCCGCGTACATGTCTCCCGAGCTGGTCACGGGGCAGGCGCAGGCTTCGCACAACTCCGACATCTACGCGCTGGGCGTGGTGATGTATTACCTCCTGGCGGGGCGCCTGCCGTTTGCCGGCGCCAACACGATGAGCGTGATCTACCAGATCGTGAACACCGATCCGGAGCCGCCCTCCACGCACCGCCAGGGCATCACGCCCGAGATCGACAAGATCGTCATGAAGGCGATGGCGCGGGATCCGGCGGCGCGCTTCGCCACCTGGGAAGAGTTCGGCGCAGCGCTCGCCGAGACGTGGAAGCACGAGGCGGCCAACGAGAAGCGCGACCAGTCGGACACCGAGCGCTTCAGCCTCGCGCGCACGCTGCCGTTCTTCCGTGAATTTCCCGAGAACGAGCTCTGGGAAGTGCTGCGCATCAGCAAGTGGGCGAAGTTCAAGCCCGACACCGCCCTCATCAAGGAAGGCGACCACGGCGATTCGTTCTTCATCCTCGCCGGCGGCTACGTGCGCGTCACGCGCGGCAAGCGCACGCTCAACGTGCTCACCGCGGGCGACTGCTTCGGGGAAATGAGCTACCTCGCGCAGAAGAAGGTCGCGCCGCATCGCTCGGCGACGGTGACGACCACTTCCGACTGCATCGTGATCAAGATCCGCGCCGAAGACCTGCGCGCGGCATCGCTGAGCTGCCGCCGCCTCTTCGACGAGCGCTTCCTCAACACGCTGGTCGACCGCCTCGAGAACGCCAACGAGCAGCTGTCGGTGATGTCCTGA
- a CDS encoding DUF456 domain-containing protein, with protein MPLLPGILLVFAGLFLAAWTEDFARVGAVGLSIIGLLAALSFLVDFLGSLLGAKRAGASPLALVGATIGALVGLFFGIAGLILGPFVGAVAGEYIARRKLDQAGKVGLGTWLGLLFAAVAKVVIAFLMIATFFAFYILGK; from the coding sequence TTGCCGCTCCTTCCGGGGATTCTCCTCGTCTTCGCCGGGCTGTTCCTGGCCGCCTGGACGGAGGATTTTGCCCGCGTGGGCGCGGTCGGCCTCTCGATCATCGGCCTCCTCGCGGCGCTGTCCTTCCTGGTGGACTTCCTCGGGTCCCTGCTGGGCGCGAAGCGCGCGGGAGCCAGCCCGCTCGCCCTCGTGGGGGCGACGATCGGGGCCCTGGTGGGTCTCTTTTTCGGGATCGCCGGCCTGATCCTCGGCCCGTTCGTGGGGGCGGTCGCGGGCGAGTACATCGCCCGGCGCAAGCTCGACCAGGCGGGCAAGGTCGGGCTGGGAACGTGGCTCGGATTGCTGTTCGCGGCGGTGGCCAAGGTCGTCATCGCCTTCCTGATGATCGCGACCTTCTTCGCCTTCTACATCCTCGGAAAATAG
- a CDS encoding HAMP domain-containing protein: protein MKTKVTERRRAPDDQTAAQQMAVLLAALTALKKGDGSFRLPDDWEGTAGKVADVYRDLQEMSLRMTDELVTLSRKVGREGKLRHRASLGDARGFWKTKIDSVNLLIDDLVLPTAETSRVIGAVAQGDLSQSMALEFEGQTLQGEFLKQAKTINKMVDQLGSFASEVTRVAREVGTEGKLGGQARVKGVAGTWKDLTDNVNSMASNLTGQVRNIAEVSTAVARGDLSKKITVDVKGEFLELKNTINTMVDQLRSFGSEVSRVAREVGTEGKLGGQARVEGVSGTWKDLTDSVNFMAGNLTSQVRNIAEVTTAVARGDLSKKITVDVRGEILEVKNTVNTMVDQLSSFASEVTRVAREVGTEGKLGGQARVEGVSGTWKDLTDSVNFMAGNLTSQVRNIAEVTTAVARGDLSKKITVDVRGEILEVKNTVNTMVDQLSSFASEVTRVAREVGTDGKLGGQAQVRGVSGTWKDLTESVNFMAGNLTSQVRNIADVTTAVARGDLSKKITVDVKGEILEVKNTVNTMVDQLSSFAAEVTRVAREVGTDGKLGGQARVKGVAGTWKDLTDNVNSMASNLTGQVRNIAEVTTAVARGDLSKKVTVDVKGEIAELKNTVNTMVDQLSTFAAEVTRMAREVGTEGKLGGQAWVKGVAGTWKDLTDSVNSMAGNLTSQVRNVAEVTTAVARGDLSKKITVDVKGEFLELKDTINTMVDQLRSFGSEVTRVAREVGTEGQLGGQARVEGVSGTWKDLTDNVNFMAGNLTGQVRGIAKVVTAVANGDLKQKLTVEAKGEIAALASTINSMTDTLATFAEQVTGVAREVGVEGKLGGQAKVPGAAGTWKDLTENVNQLAANLTGQVRAIAQVATAVTQGDLTRSITVEAQGEVAALKDTINEMIRNLKDTTQKNTEQDWLKTNLAKFSRMLQGQKNLNTVGSLILSELAPVVAAQVARFYVLDTSFEQPQLRLLASYGAEGQKVHGRRLSLGEGLVGQVAIDKRKSLVVNVPEGYLDVSSGVGAAAPRNVLVLPVVFEGQVKGVLELGSFERFPETHQAFLEQLMESIGIVINTIEANMRTEDLLTQSQSLAQELGSRQDELQNTNQELQEKAQLLAHQNQEVERKNAEVEQARQDLEEKARQLALTSKYKSEFLANMSHELRTPLNSLLILSDQLCANPSGNLTGKQVEFAKTIHSSGNDLLTLINDILDLSKIESGTVAVDVGELRLDELRRYVERTFRHVAESKKLDFFIRNDAQLPPSMSTDAKRLQQIIKNLLSNAFKFTHRGQVALSIEPVHSGWDPDNEDLNRAPGVIAFTVRDTGIGIPPEKQLIIFEAFQQADGSTSRKYGGTGLGLAISRELSRLLGGEIRLTSAPGEGSAFTLYLPERYSLPRSRKGPNEAAAVAHAAILAARSAPLPVVARTDAPAAVATEVAAEVNVASDDRDSITPGDSVLLIVENDLAFANVLLDAARERGFKGLVTTLGAAALGLAREYHPSAVTLDIFLSDIQGWRVLDRLKGDIETRHIPVCVISTEEARERALQSGALHFLAKPLQSREIVDRLLDSIKAYASRDVKNLLVVQPDRAKLDSVVGYLEQASDVKVTGARDSASALKALRAGGVDCMVLDPEVPGLTPEALIEEARTHAQPVPIIVHSEEGRELRDEAVWQQLSRTSPLCWVHTIDRLLDQTTVYLHRDASRLPQDQRGALEGIYQSNRWLAGRKVLVVDDDMRNIFALSTVLEDYDMRILTADNGRDAIEIVQSEPDIDVVLMDIMMPEMDGLETMREIRKLPAGRDLPMIAVTAKAMKGDRQRCLEAGAWDYLSKPVETQQLLATLRAWLKP from the coding sequence ATGAAAACCAAGGTAACTGAGCGCCGGCGCGCCCCGGACGACCAGACGGCGGCACAGCAGATGGCTGTGCTCCTGGCAGCCCTGACTGCCCTCAAGAAGGGAGACGGCAGTTTCCGCCTCCCCGACGACTGGGAAGGAACCGCCGGCAAGGTCGCCGACGTCTATCGCGACCTGCAGGAAATGAGCCTGCGGATGACCGACGAGCTGGTGACGCTGAGCCGCAAGGTCGGCCGCGAAGGCAAGCTGCGGCACCGGGCCTCGCTGGGTGACGCGCGCGGTTTCTGGAAGACCAAGATCGACAGCGTGAACCTGCTCATCGACGACCTCGTGCTGCCCACCGCGGAAACCTCGCGCGTGATCGGCGCGGTCGCGCAGGGCGACCTCTCGCAGTCGATGGCCCTCGAGTTCGAAGGCCAGACGCTGCAGGGCGAGTTCCTGAAGCAGGCCAAGACGATCAACAAGATGGTGGACCAGCTCGGTTCCTTCGCGTCGGAAGTGACGCGGGTGGCGCGCGAGGTGGGCACGGAAGGCAAGCTCGGCGGCCAGGCGCGCGTGAAGGGTGTGGCGGGCACGTGGAAGGATTTGACGGACAACGTGAACTCGATGGCCTCGAACCTCACGGGCCAGGTGCGGAACATCGCCGAAGTGAGTACCGCCGTCGCGCGGGGCGACTTGTCGAAGAAGATCACGGTCGACGTGAAGGGCGAGTTCCTCGAGCTCAAGAACACGATCAACACGATGGTGGACCAGCTGCGGTCCTTCGGTTCGGAAGTGTCGCGCGTGGCGCGCGAGGTGGGCACGGAAGGCAAGCTCGGCGGCCAGGCGCGAGTCGAAGGGGTCTCGGGCACGTGGAAGGACTTGACCGACTCCGTGAACTTCATGGCCGGCAACCTCACTTCACAGGTGCGAAACATCGCCGAAGTGACGACGGCCGTGGCGCGCGGCGACCTCTCGAAGAAGATCACCGTGGATGTGCGCGGCGAGATCCTCGAGGTGAAGAACACAGTGAACACGATGGTGGACCAGCTCTCGTCGTTCGCGTCGGAAGTGACGCGGGTGGCGCGCGAGGTGGGCACCGAAGGCAAGCTCGGCGGCCAGGCGCGAGTCGAGGGTGTCTCGGGTACGTGGAAGGACTTGACCGACTCCGTGAACTTCATGGCCGGCAACCTCACGTCTCAGGTGCGGAACATCGCCGAAGTGACGACGGCCGTGGCGCGGGGCGACCTCTCGAAGAAGATCACCGTGGACGTGCGCGGCGAGATCCTCGAGGTGAAGAACACGGTGAACACGATGGTGGACCAGCTCTCGTCGTTCGCGTCGGAAGTGACGCGGGTGGCGCGCGAGGTGGGCACGGACGGCAAGCTCGGCGGCCAGGCGCAGGTGCGCGGCGTGTCGGGCACGTGGAAGGACTTGACCGAGTCGGTGAACTTCATGGCCGGCAACCTCACGTCCCAGGTGCGCAACATCGCCGACGTGACGACGGCCGTGGCGCGCGGCGACCTCTCGAAGAAGATCACCGTGGACGTGAAGGGTGAAATTCTCGAGGTGAAGAACACGGTGAACACGATGGTGGACCAGCTCTCGTCGTTCGCCGCGGAAGTGACGCGGGTGGCGCGCGAGGTGGGCACGGACGGCAAGCTCGGCGGCCAGGCGCGCGTGAAGGGTGTCGCGGGCACGTGGAAGGACTTGACCGACAACGTGAACTCGATGGCTTCGAACCTGACCGGTCAGGTTCGCAACATCGCGGAAGTGACGACGGCCGTGGCGCGAGGCGACCTGTCCAAGAAGGTGACGGTGGACGTGAAGGGCGAAATCGCCGAGCTGAAGAACACGGTGAACACGATGGTGGACCAGCTCTCGACCTTCGCCGCGGAAGTGACGCGGATGGCGCGCGAGGTGGGCACGGAAGGCAAGCTCGGCGGCCAGGCGTGGGTGAAGGGCGTGGCCGGCACGTGGAAGGACTTGACCGACTCCGTGAACTCGATGGCCGGCAACTTGACGTCCCAGGTGCGCAACGTCGCGGAAGTGACGACGGCCGTGGCGCGCGGCGACTTGTCCAAGAAGATCACGGTGGACGTGAAGGGCGAGTTCCTCGAGCTGAAGGACACGATCAACACGATGGTGGACCAGCTGCGTTCGTTCGGCTCGGAAGTGACGCGGGTGGCGCGCGAAGTGGGCACGGAAGGCCAGCTCGGCGGCCAGGCGCGAGTCGAAGGCGTGTCGGGCACGTGGAAGGATTTGACCGACAACGTGAACTTCATGGCCGGCAACTTGACGGGCCAGGTGCGAGGCATCGCGAAGGTGGTGACCGCGGTCGCGAACGGCGACCTGAAGCAGAAACTCACGGTGGAAGCGAAGGGCGAGATCGCGGCGCTGGCGAGCACCATCAACAGCATGACGGACACGCTCGCGACGTTCGCCGAACAGGTGACGGGTGTCGCGCGCGAGGTGGGCGTTGAAGGCAAGCTCGGCGGCCAGGCGAAGGTGCCGGGTGCGGCGGGCACGTGGAAGGACTTGACCGAGAACGTGAACCAGCTCGCGGCCAACCTCACGGGCCAGGTGCGCGCGATCGCGCAGGTGGCTACCGCCGTGACGCAGGGTGACTTGACGCGATCGATCACGGTGGAGGCGCAAGGCGAAGTGGCTGCGCTGAAGGACACCATCAACGAGATGATCCGCAACCTCAAGGACACCACGCAGAAGAACACCGAGCAGGACTGGCTGAAGACCAACCTCGCGAAGTTCAGCCGGATGCTCCAGGGCCAGAAGAACCTCAACACCGTGGGCAGCCTGATCCTTTCGGAGCTCGCCCCCGTGGTCGCCGCGCAGGTCGCGCGCTTCTACGTTCTCGATACATCGTTCGAACAGCCGCAGCTGCGCCTCCTCGCCTCGTACGGCGCGGAAGGCCAGAAGGTCCACGGCCGCCGCCTGTCGCTGGGCGAAGGTCTCGTGGGCCAGGTCGCGATCGACAAGCGCAAGAGCCTCGTGGTCAACGTGCCCGAGGGTTACCTCGATGTCTCGTCGGGTGTGGGCGCTGCGGCGCCGCGCAACGTGCTCGTGCTGCCGGTCGTGTTCGAAGGCCAGGTGAAGGGCGTGCTCGAGCTGGGCTCCTTCGAGCGCTTCCCCGAGACGCACCAGGCGTTCCTCGAGCAGTTGATGGAATCGATCGGCATCGTGATCAACACGATCGAAGCCAACATGCGCACGGAGGACCTCCTCACGCAGTCGCAGTCGCTCGCGCAGGAGCTCGGTTCGCGCCAGGACGAACTGCAGAATACGAACCAGGAGCTGCAGGAGAAGGCGCAGCTGCTCGCCCACCAGAACCAGGAGGTGGAGCGCAAGAACGCGGAAGTCGAACAGGCCCGCCAGGACCTCGAGGAAAAGGCGCGCCAGCTCGCCCTCACCTCGAAGTACAAGTCGGAGTTCCTCGCGAACATGTCGCACGAGTTGCGCACGCCGTTGAACTCGCTGCTGATCCTCTCCGACCAGCTTTGCGCGAACCCGTCGGGCAACCTCACGGGCAAGCAGGTGGAGTTCGCGAAGACGATCCATTCGTCGGGCAACGACCTGCTGACGCTCATCAACGACATCCTCGACCTCTCGAAGATCGAGTCGGGCACGGTCGCGGTGGATGTGGGCGAGCTGCGCCTCGACGAGCTGCGCCGCTACGTGGAGCGCACGTTCCGGCACGTCGCCGAATCGAAGAAGCTCGACTTCTTCATCCGCAACGACGCGCAGTTGCCGCCGAGCATGTCCACGGACGCGAAGCGCCTGCAGCAGATCATCAAGAACCTGCTCTCCAACGCGTTCAAGTTCACGCACCGCGGCCAGGTGGCGCTCTCGATCGAGCCCGTGCATTCGGGCTGGGATCCGGACAACGAGGACCTCAACCGCGCGCCCGGCGTGATCGCCTTCACCGTGCGCGACACCGGCATCGGCATCCCGCCCGAGAAGCAGCTCATCATCTTCGAGGCGTTCCAGCAGGCCGATGGTTCGACGAGCCGCAAGTACGGCGGCACGGGCCTGGGTCTCGCGATCAGCCGCGAGCTCTCGCGCCTCCTGGGCGGCGAAATCCGCCTGACGAGCGCGCCGGGCGAGGGCAGCGCCTTCACGCTGTACCTGCCGGAGCGCTATTCGCTGCCGCGGTCCCGCAAGGGTCCGAACGAGGCGGCAGCCGTCGCGCATGCGGCGATCCTTGCCGCGCGCAGCGCGCCGCTGCCGGTGGTCGCTCGCACTGACGCACCCGCCGCCGTAGCGACCGAAGTGGCTGCCGAGGTGAACGTCGCATCCGACGATCGCGATTCAATCACCCCGGGCGATTCGGTGCTGCTCATCGTCGAGAACGACCTCGCGTTCGCGAACGTGCTCCTCGACGCGGCGCGCGAGCGCGGCTTCAAGGGGCTGGTGACTACGCTCGGCGCAGCAGCGCTCGGCCTCGCGCGCGAATACCACCCGTCGGCCGTGACGCTCGATATCTTCCTCTCCGACATCCAGGGCTGGCGCGTGCTCGATCGCCTCAAGGGCGACATCGAAACGCGCCACATTCCGGTGTGCGTCATCTCCACGGAAGAGGCGCGTGAACGCGCGCTGCAATCGGGCGCGCTGCACTTCCTGGCGAAGCCGCTGCAGAGCCGCGAGATCGTCGATCGGCTGCTCGACAGCATCAAGGCCTACGCGTCGCGCGACGTGAAGAACCTCCTCGTGGTGCAACCCGATCGCGCCAAGCTCGACAGCGTGGTGGGCTACCTCGAGCAGGCGAGCGACGTGAAGGTCACGGGCGCTCGCGATTCCGCATCGGCGCTCAAGGCGCTGCGCGCCGGCGGCGTGGACTGCATGGTGCTCGACCCCGAAGTGCCGGGCCTCACGCCCGAGGCGCTGATCGAGGAGGCGCGCACGCACGCGCAACCCGTGCCGATCATCGTCCACTCGGAGGAGGGGCGCGAGCTGCGCGATGAAGCGGTGTGGCAGCAACTGTCGCGCACCAGCCCGCTGTGCTGGGTTCACACGATCGACCGGCTGCTCGACCAGACCACGGTGTATCTGCACCGCGACGCGAGCCGCCTGCCGCAGGACCAGCGCGGCGCGCTCGAGGGGATCTACCAGTCCAACCGCTGGCTCGCGGGCCGCAAGGTACTGGTGGTCGACGACGACATGCGCAACATCTTCGCGCTCTCGACGGTGCTCGAGGACTACGATATGCGCATCCTCACCGCCGACAACGGCCGCGACGCGATCGAGATCGTGCAGAGCGAACCGGACATCGACGTGGTGCTGATGGATATCATGATGCCGGAGATGGATGGCCTGGAGACCATGCGCGAGATCCGCAAGCTTCCCGCCGGGCGCGACCTGCCGATGATCGCGGTGACCGCGAAGGCGATGAAGGGTGACCGCCAGCGCTGCCTGGAAGCGGGCGCGTGGGACTACCTGTCGAAGCCCGTCGAGACGCAGCAATTGCTCGCGACGTTGCGCGCATGGTTGAAGCCGTGA
- a CDS encoding ATP-binding response regulator produces MVEAVTDHPPGSAAILAVDDRPDKILVLRTVLEELGQEVVSVSSGQEALKEILERDFAVILLDINMPGLDGFETAELIRKRKRSAHTPIIFMTAYADEMHAIRAYKLGAVDFILTPFAPEVLRAKVRVFVELHLMAEAVRNAADQRVALAREQALRGAAEEAVRRSAFLAEGGRLLASSLEAEMLARDFVHFAVPYLGSLALLALVDDQGRIMRTEVAWSDPEMTTGRKARSVLRVLDAPFEETIARALESGKSEVATTAIGEDGLHIERIEGGTQEALAMSFRPQAIVVHPLRARGRTLGALAIALAPPRARFSAAELALGDDIAGRVAIAIDNAMLYRQVRDNDRRKDEFLAMLAHELRSPLAPIRNAIEVMRAMGPSEERWPWARDIIDRQSKQLVRLVDDLLDVSRITSGKIQLRTEDVDVASVLQSAVETSRPLIEERRHELAMTLPDRPLAVRGDAARIAQTLANLLNNAAKYTSPGGRIAVSAGAEGNEVVFKVSDTGLGIPAPMLDGIFDLFSQLDHSLDRSQGGLGIGLTLVKRLVEAQGGTVGAKSEGLNCGSEFSIRLPLSAGVPRAQQASKSSAPTPRRRILVVEDHADTAQTLATLVALDGHEVRAVHDGPAALEMAPGYLPEVILIDIGLPGMDGFEVARRMRALAQTRASLLVAVTGYGQERDRRMALAAGFDEHLVKPVNVQALCAVIREKRHAAEVT; encoded by the coding sequence ATGGTTGAAGCCGTGACCGACCACCCGCCCGGTTCGGCCGCGATCCTCGCGGTCGACGACCGTCCCGACAAGATCCTCGTCCTGCGGACGGTCCTCGAGGAGCTGGGGCAGGAGGTCGTCTCCGTGAGCTCGGGCCAGGAAGCGCTCAAGGAAATCCTCGAGCGCGACTTCGCCGTGATCCTGCTCGACATCAACATGCCGGGCCTGGATGGCTTCGAGACCGCGGAGCTCATCCGCAAGCGCAAGCGTTCGGCGCACACGCCGATCATCTTCATGACGGCGTACGCGGACGAGATGCACGCGATCCGCGCCTACAAGCTGGGCGCCGTGGACTTCATCCTCACGCCGTTCGCGCCGGAAGTGCTGCGCGCCAAGGTGCGGGTGTTCGTCGAGCTGCACCTCATGGCCGAGGCCGTGCGCAACGCCGCCGACCAGCGCGTGGCGCTCGCTCGTGAGCAAGCCCTGCGCGGTGCCGCGGAGGAAGCGGTGCGCCGCTCGGCATTCCTGGCCGAAGGCGGACGCCTGCTCGCGAGCTCGCTCGAAGCCGAGATGCTCGCCCGGGACTTCGTGCACTTCGCGGTGCCTTACCTCGGCAGCCTCGCGCTGCTCGCACTCGTGGACGACCAGGGGCGCATCATGCGCACCGAAGTCGCCTGGAGCGATCCGGAAATGACGACCGGGCGCAAGGCGCGCTCGGTGTTGCGAGTGCTCGATGCGCCGTTCGAGGAAACGATCGCGCGCGCGCTCGAATCGGGCAAGTCCGAGGTCGCCACGACGGCGATCGGCGAGGACGGCCTCCACATCGAACGCATCGAGGGCGGCACGCAGGAAGCGCTCGCGATGTCGTTCCGGCCGCAGGCGATCGTTGTCCATCCGTTGCGCGCGCGCGGACGCACGCTCGGAGCACTGGCGATCGCACTCGCGCCGCCCCGCGCGCGCTTCAGCGCCGCCGAGCTGGCACTGGGCGACGACATCGCCGGCCGCGTCGCGATCGCGATCGACAACGCGATGCTCTATCGCCAGGTCCGCGACAACGACCGGCGCAAGGACGAATTCCTCGCGATGCTCGCCCACGAGCTGCGCAGCCCGCTTGCTCCCATCCGCAACGCGATCGAAGTCATGCGCGCAATGGGCCCGAGCGAGGAGCGCTGGCCCTGGGCGCGCGACATCATCGACCGCCAGTCCAAGCAGCTCGTGCGGCTGGTGGATGACCTGCTCGACGTATCGCGCATCACCAGCGGGAAGATCCAGCTGCGCACCGAGGACGTCGATGTCGCCTCCGTGCTGCAGTCGGCCGTCGAAACCAGCCGGCCGCTGATCGAGGAGCGCCGCCACGAGCTCGCGATGACGTTGCCCGACCGGCCGCTCGCGGTGCGCGGCGATGCGGCGCGCATCGCACAGACGCTCGCGAACCTCCTGAACAACGCGGCGAAGTACACCTCGCCGGGCGGACGCATCGCGGTGAGCGCCGGGGCCGAAGGCAACGAAGTCGTCTTCAAGGTGAGCGACACGGGCCTGGGCATACCGGCTCCGATGCTCGACGGCATCTTCGATCTCTTTTCGCAGCTCGATCACTCGCTCGACCGCTCGCAAGGGGGCCTGGGCATCGGCCTCACGCTGGTGAAGCGTCTTGTGGAAGCGCAGGGCGGCACCGTGGGCGCGAAGAGCGAGGGGCTCAACTGCGGTTCGGAGTTCTCGATTCGTTTGCCCCTCTCGGCGGGCGTGCCGCGCGCGCAGCAGGCCTCGAAGTCGTCGGCACCGACGCCCCGGAGGCGCATCCTCGTCGTCGAGGATCACGCGGACACGGCGCAGACGCTCGCGACCCTGGTGGCGCTCGACGGCCACGAGGTGCGCGCGGTCCACGATGGGCCCGCCGCGCTGGAGATGGCGCCCGGCTACCTTCCCGAAGTCATCCTCATCGACATCGGGCTGCCGGGCATGGACGGATTCGAAGTCGCGCGCCGCATGCGAGCGCTCGCGCAAACGCGCGCGAGCTTGCTGGTGGCGGTGACGGGTTACGGGCAGGAGCGCGACCGGCGCATGGCGCTGGCTGCGGGCTTCGACGAACATCTCGTGAAGCCGGTGAATGTGCAGGCGCTGTGTGCGGTCATCCGCGAGAAGCGCCATGCCGCGGAGGTGACATGA